A portion of the Kineosporia corallincola genome contains these proteins:
- the lysS gene encoding lysine--tRNA ligase, with protein sequence MTEQQAGATSETPQEDLPEQMRIRSEKRARLLTSGKAPYPVGVERTHSLADVRAAHAELETGASSGELVAVAGRVMRFRDAGKLCFAVLQDGDGAQLQVMVSAKAVGPEALAAFKSDVDLGDFISVHGEVISSKRGELSVMADRWEMASKALRPLPVLHREMSEEARVRQRYVDLIVRPAARDVVRSRAAVVRSLRDTFHSRDFVEVETPMLQVQHGGAAARPFKTHMNAFDIDLFLRIAPELFLKRAVVGGIDRVFEINRNFRNEGADSTHSPEFAMIEAYQAYADYNSIGDLVRDLIQAAAQAVSGGTSVTLADGTEYDFGGEWRQITMYGSLSEAAGREVTPATERAELVELAAKHDVPVQSWYSPGKLAEELFEELVVPDLYAPTFVRDYPEDTSPLVAPHRTTPGVTEKWDLYVRSFELATGYSELVDPVIQRERFVAQAQAAAAGDDEAMRLDEDFLRAMEHGMPPTGGMGMGLDRLLMAITGLGIRETILFPLVKPE encoded by the coding sequence GTGACCGAGCAGCAGGCTGGTGCCACCAGCGAAACGCCCCAGGAGGACCTACCCGAGCAGATGCGCATCCGCTCGGAGAAGCGGGCGCGCCTCCTGACCTCGGGTAAAGCTCCCTACCCGGTCGGGGTCGAGCGCACGCACTCCCTCGCCGACGTCCGCGCCGCGCACGCGGAGCTGGAGACCGGCGCCTCCAGCGGCGAGCTGGTGGCCGTGGCCGGCCGGGTGATGCGCTTCCGCGACGCCGGCAAGCTCTGCTTCGCCGTGCTGCAAGACGGTGACGGCGCCCAGCTCCAGGTGATGGTCTCGGCCAAGGCCGTCGGGCCGGAGGCGCTGGCCGCCTTCAAGAGCGACGTCGACCTCGGCGACTTCATCTCCGTGCACGGCGAGGTGATCTCGTCCAAGCGCGGCGAGCTCTCGGTGATGGCCGACCGCTGGGAGATGGCGTCCAAGGCGCTGCGCCCACTGCCGGTGCTGCACCGTGAGATGTCCGAGGAAGCCCGGGTGCGTCAGCGGTACGTCGACCTGATCGTCCGGCCGGCGGCCCGCGACGTGGTGCGCTCCCGGGCAGCCGTGGTGCGCTCGCTGCGCGACACCTTCCACTCCCGCGACTTCGTCGAGGTCGAGACGCCGATGCTTCAGGTGCAGCACGGTGGCGCGGCGGCCCGGCCGTTCAAGACCCACATGAACGCCTTCGACATCGACCTGTTCCTGCGGATCGCGCCGGAGCTCTTCCTCAAGCGCGCGGTGGTCGGCGGCATCGACCGGGTGTTCGAGATCAACCGCAACTTCCGCAACGAGGGCGCCGACTCCACGCACTCGCCCGAGTTCGCGATGATCGAGGCGTACCAGGCCTACGCCGACTACAACTCGATCGGCGACCTGGTGCGTGACCTGATTCAGGCTGCCGCGCAGGCGGTCTCGGGCGGCACCTCGGTGACCCTGGCCGACGGCACCGAGTACGACTTCGGCGGTGAGTGGCGCCAGATCACCATGTACGGCTCGCTCTCCGAGGCGGCGGGCCGCGAGGTCACGCCGGCCACCGAGCGCGCCGAGCTGGTCGAGCTGGCGGCCAAGCACGACGTCCCGGTGCAGTCCTGGTACAGCCCCGGCAAGCTGGCCGAGGAGCTCTTCGAGGAGCTCGTGGTGCCGGACCTGTACGCGCCGACCTTCGTGCGCGACTACCCGGAAGACACCTCCCCGCTGGTGGCCCCGCACCGCACCACGCCGGGCGTGACCGAGAAGTGGGACCTCTACGTGCGCTCGTTCGAGCTCGCCACCGGCTACTCCGAGCTGGTCGACCCGGTGATCCAGCGCGAGCGCTTCGTGGCCCAGGCCCAGGCGGCTGCTGCGGGTGACGACGAGGCGATGCGCCTGGACGAGGACTTCCTCCGGGCGATGGAGCACGGCATGCCGCCGACCGGCGGTATGGGAATGGGTCTGGACCGGTTGCTCATGGCAATCACCGGTCTCGGTATCCGGGAGACGATTTTGTTCCCCTTGGTCAAGCCCGAATAG
- a CDS encoding ANTAR domain-containing protein, whose product MPGSVGVGVSVATDSRSEGGTPKTTAAIGVATELDPAQWQHAHGPIWEAFRHDTVVVRPLDDAADPGLGDLPGVSQETLGTVKGAVFVPGEFGSDLPTVFSVYLDRVPDNRVLRDIDRYEPLVTQALAVVEYCAGEEQVAQQMLQMTQYRRVIEQAKGLVMGAIGADAPAAFAALARASQHFNIRLRNLAVALVEHVGGQAAEHPDDPDLVVRPTQAERETAARIWAALTTSAILEQS is encoded by the coding sequence GTGCCGGGCAGTGTCGGCGTCGGTGTCAGCGTGGCCACCGACAGCCGGTCGGAAGGCGGCACCCCCAAGACCACCGCCGCCATCGGTGTCGCCACCGAGCTCGACCCGGCGCAGTGGCAACACGCGCACGGCCCGATCTGGGAGGCGTTCCGGCACGACACCGTCGTGGTCCGGCCGCTGGACGACGCCGCCGACCCGGGGCTGGGTGACCTGCCGGGCGTCTCGCAGGAGACGCTGGGCACCGTGAAGGGTGCGGTGTTCGTGCCCGGTGAGTTCGGTTCCGACCTGCCCACGGTGTTCTCGGTGTACCTGGACCGCGTGCCCGACAACCGGGTGCTGCGCGACATCGACCGATACGAGCCCCTGGTGACCCAGGCCCTGGCGGTGGTCGAGTACTGCGCCGGCGAGGAGCAGGTGGCCCAGCAGATGCTTCAGATGACCCAGTACCGGCGGGTGATCGAGCAGGCCAAGGGCCTGGTGATGGGCGCCATCGGGGCCGATGCCCCGGCCGCCTTCGCCGCCCTGGCCCGGGCCAGCCAGCACTTCAACATCCGGCTGCGCAACCTGGCCGTGGCCCTGGTCGAGCACGTCGGGGGCCAGGCCGCCGAGCATCCGGACGACCCGGACCTGGTGGTGCGCCCGACCCAGGCGGAGCGGGAGACCGCGGCCCGGATCTGGGCGGCCCTGACCACCAGCGCGATCCTCGAGCAGAGCTGA
- the nadC gene encoding carboxylating nicotinate-nucleotide diphosphorylase, with protein MNHWESETPWEPGVVERLTAAGLDPARVRAVVRDALGEDLGLSQTSGAPGHDVTSEATIGADVVGEAHVVARAAGVISGMPLIPVVLAEVAAWTGLPAPVAELLREDGEAVVRDDVLAVLRGPVQVLLIAERTLLNLVCRTSGISTHTRAWADQLAGTGAQVLDTRKTTPGLRMLEKYAVRCGGGTNKRMGLYDVAMVKDNHKIAAGSIAEAYRRVRERFPQVAVQVEVTTPAEAVEAVRAGARFLLCDNMSPELLAESVRSARAATGDPVELEATGGLTVEVAAEYARTGVDYLSVGGLTHSSPILDVAVDLVRG; from the coding sequence GCGGGTGCGCGCGGTGGTGCGTGACGCGCTGGGCGAAGACCTGGGGCTGTCGCAGACGTCGGGGGCCCCGGGGCACGACGTCACCAGCGAGGCCACGATCGGCGCGGACGTGGTGGGGGAGGCCCACGTGGTGGCCCGGGCCGCCGGCGTGATCAGCGGAATGCCGCTGATCCCGGTGGTTCTCGCCGAGGTGGCCGCCTGGACCGGGCTCCCGGCGCCGGTCGCCGAGTTGCTGCGCGAAGACGGCGAGGCGGTCGTGCGCGACGACGTGCTGGCGGTGCTGCGCGGTCCGGTGCAGGTGCTGCTGATCGCCGAGCGCACCCTGCTGAACCTGGTCTGCCGCACCAGCGGAATCTCCACCCACACCCGGGCCTGGGCCGACCAGCTGGCCGGCACCGGGGCCCAGGTGCTCGACACCCGCAAGACCACGCCCGGCCTGCGCATGCTGGAGAAATATGCGGTGCGGTGCGGGGGCGGCACGAACAAGCGGATGGGCCTGTACGACGTCGCGATGGTGAAAGACAACCACAAGATCGCGGCCGGCTCGATCGCCGAGGCCTACCGCCGGGTGCGCGAGCGCTTCCCGCAGGTGGCCGTGCAGGTCGAGGTGACCACACCCGCCGAGGCGGTCGAGGCGGTCCGGGCCGGGGCCCGGTTCCTGCTGTGCGACAACATGTCTCCGGAGCTACTGGCCGAGAGCGTGCGGTCGGCCCGGGCCGCCACCGGCGACCCGGTCGAGCTGGAGGCCACCGGCGGGCTGACCGTCGAGGTGGCGGCCGAGTACGCCCGTACCGGGGTGGACTACCTGTCCGTCGGTGGCCTGACGCACTCGTCGCCGATCCTCGACGTGGCCGTCGACCTGGTCCGTGGTTAG
- a CDS encoding histone-like nucleoid-structuring protein Lsr2 has protein sequence MAQKVQVILVDDLDGGEAEESVSFSLDGVNYEIDLSATNAEALRDAIAPWVGHARRISGRSSRGRGTSRGRSAAKADLGDVRAWARDNGYQVSDRGRVSAEVMAAYEGAH, from the coding sequence ATGGCGCAGAAGGTGCAGGTCATTCTTGTTGACGACCTGGACGGCGGCGAGGCCGAGGAGTCGGTGTCGTTCTCGCTCGACGGGGTCAACTATGAAATTGACCTCTCCGCGACCAACGCGGAGGCGTTGCGAGACGCGATCGCACCGTGGGTGGGGCATGCCCGTCGTATCAGCGGCCGTAGCAGCCGTGGCCGGGGCACGTCGCGTGGCCGGTCCGCCGCCAAGGCGGATCTCGGTGACGTGCGGGCCTGGGCGCGCGACAACGGCTATCAGGTGAGCGATCGCGGCCGGGTCTCGGCCGAGGTGATGGCTGCCTACGAAGGCGCGCACTGA